A single Lolium perenne isolate Kyuss_39 chromosome 6, Kyuss_2.0, whole genome shotgun sequence DNA region contains:
- the LOC127310265 gene encoding protein FAR1-RELATED SEQUENCE 5-like yields MCQQKPKAVITDADAAMIGAIGKVFSGVSHRICSFHIEKNMEMHLPNKSLNEFRNLLYYTTSEQVFEERWHAFYRKWQSPKTRTWMKRMYNKRKLWAAAYLSEGFWLGMKSNQPSESLNSCLHLHLDGEMTIVDMIMHYDNAIVRLRENEAHNDCTASQTTPVPITNFRELEVAAAKIFTPAVFYIIQGMCCNRKGTSFIVI; encoded by the exons ATGTGTCAACAGAAGCCAAAGGCAGTAATCACGGATGCAGATGCCGCGATGATCGGCGCAATCGGCAAAGTATTTTCTGGTGTGTCGCATCGCATCTGCAGCTTCCACATTGAAAAAAATATGGAGATGCATCTACCTAACAAGTCACTGAACGAGTTCAGGAATCTTCTGTATTACACCACCTCAGAGCAAGTATTTGAGGAGCGATGGCATGCATTTTACAGAAAATGGCAATCCCCAAAAACCAGAACATGGATGAAGAGGATGTACAACAAGAGGAAACTTTGGGCTGCAGCGTATCTCTCTGAAGGATTCTGGCTGGGTATGAAAAGTAACCAGCCTAGTGAAAGTTTAAACTCTTGTCTACACCTGCACCTAGATGGGGAAATGACAATTGTTGATATGATTATGCACTACGACAACGCAATTGTCCGTCTCCGTGAGAACGAAGCCCACAACGACTGCACGGCTTCGCAGACTACACCAGTGCCAATTACTAATTTCAGAGAACTAGAGGTTGCTGCTGCAAAAATCTTCACTCCTGCTGTGTTCTATATTATTCAAG GAATGTGCTGCAACAGGAAAGGTACTTCTTTCATAGTTATCTAA